A single genomic interval of Rosistilla ulvae harbors:
- the purB gene encoding adenylosuccinate lyase: MDLSELTAISPIDGRYGSKTSELREAFSEYGLIQCRVEVEVRWLLALAAHPQIAEVPALSDDATALLNGIVDNFGLADAQAVKAIEATTNHDVKAVEYFIKQRFEGNQELTAVSEFVHFACTSEDINNLSHALMLRRGLDVLVPVMQQVSSKLRDQAIEFAEVPMLSRTHGQTASPTTVGKEFANVVARLERQLSQLQAIPLLGKINGAVGNYNAHLSAYPDVDWASHGEAFVKSLGLQWNPYTTQIEPHDYMAELFDAIARFNTIVIDLDRDIWGYISQGYFKQKTIAGEVGSSTMPHKVNPIDFENSEGNLGLANAVLSHMSVKLPISRWQRDLTDSTVLRNMGVGMAYSMIAYKSTLKGLGKLELNASRIAADLDAAWEVLAEPIQTVMRRYGIESPYEKLKALTRGQAVTAEIFASFIDTLELPADVKTSLRQLTPATYLGTAVAQAKNI, from the coding sequence ATGGATCTCTCAGAACTGACCGCCATTTCCCCTATCGACGGACGTTACGGAAGCAAGACGTCAGAGCTGCGCGAAGCGTTCAGCGAATATGGACTGATCCAATGCCGTGTCGAAGTCGAAGTCCGATGGCTGCTCGCCCTGGCTGCCCATCCGCAGATCGCTGAAGTCCCCGCATTGTCCGACGATGCCACCGCGCTGCTCAATGGAATCGTCGACAACTTTGGACTCGCCGACGCTCAAGCGGTCAAGGCGATCGAAGCGACGACCAACCACGACGTCAAAGCGGTCGAATATTTCATCAAGCAACGGTTTGAAGGGAATCAGGAACTGACGGCGGTCAGCGAATTTGTCCACTTCGCCTGCACATCCGAAGACATCAACAACCTCTCGCACGCCTTGATGTTGCGTCGAGGACTGGACGTGTTGGTCCCCGTGATGCAACAGGTGTCGAGCAAGCTGCGCGACCAAGCGATCGAATTTGCCGAAGTCCCGATGCTGTCCCGAACCCACGGGCAAACCGCATCCCCAACGACGGTCGGCAAAGAGTTTGCCAACGTCGTCGCCCGATTGGAACGCCAGTTGTCCCAATTGCAAGCGATCCCGTTGCTGGGCAAGATCAATGGTGCCGTCGGCAACTACAACGCCCATCTTTCGGCCTATCCCGATGTCGATTGGGCCTCGCACGGCGAAGCGTTTGTGAAGTCGTTGGGGCTGCAATGGAACCCCTACACGACGCAGATCGAACCACACGATTACATGGCCGAATTGTTCGACGCGATCGCTCGTTTCAACACGATCGTGATCGATCTGGATCGCGACATCTGGGGCTACATCTCGCAGGGCTATTTCAAACAGAAGACGATCGCGGGCGAAGTCGGGTCGTCGACGATGCCGCACAAAGTCAATCCGATCGATTTCGAGAACTCCGAAGGCAACCTCGGTTTGGCCAATGCCGTCCTGTCGCACATGAGCGTCAAACTGCCGATCTCGCGATGGCAACGCGACCTGACCGATTCGACCGTGCTGCGGAACATGGGTGTCGGCATGGCGTACAGCATGATCGCCTACAAATCGACGCTCAAAGGATTGGGCAAACTGGAACTCAACGCCTCCCGCATCGCTGCCGATCTGGACGCCGCGTGGGAAGTCTTGGCCGAACCGATCCAAACGGTGATGCGTCGCTATGGAATCGAATCCCCCTATGAAAAGCTGAAAGCGTTGACACGCGGGCAAGCCGTCACGGCCGAAATCTTCGCCTCCTTTATCGACACTTTGGAATTGCCCGCCGACGTCAAGACCAGCCTGCGACAGTTGACGCCGGCAACTTATCTGGGGACTGCCGTCGCCCAAGCGAAAAACATCTGA
- a CDS encoding hybrid sensor histidine kinase/response regulator, whose product MIAINQPLIGQLDYFIFVSLCLLIFGTLTVWLWKTARSNRMLLTAWTVLPIVLVAGWFLVDGAGEREKFRLQKRIEGLAPTYAEEMRALGHWRITTATKPDDPLYLAMLKKQIRWLKINPAVADIYTFRKSPHGNQLIVDSETDYNQDGRYSGPRERRTVIGEVWEEEDESIRRAYAGAAAFDDEIYSDRWGDWVSAYAPIFDDDGNLDAVLGIDFAAEDWSAAIARARRFAIGFLAVIVTIGLAWTAIISVLATNLRERQQAANELLVAKDLAEAATVSKSEFLANMSHEIRTPMNGIIGMTDLLAGTHLDNQQHEYLRIVKQSADSLLSLLNDILDFSKIEAGKLELESIRFELRDCVEKTLQTMTFRASEKQLEICCRIDPTLPDTLIGDPIRLSQVLINLAGNAIKFTEQGEILINIEREMQTADQLVLRCSVRDSGIGIAPDKLDSIFAAFSQEDTSTTRRFGGTGLGLAISAQLVQLMNGRIWADSQKGSGTTFHFTSRFAISTTKLRSLPNIEALSGLRVLVVDDNQTNRFILDEILKGWRLNPICVDSGPTALTEMRRASDAGEPFPLALIDCMMPEMDGFELAQIIRGEARFNACHLVMISSAAGQGDHAKCRETGIARYMTKPVIQSQLVATILDLMVDHSPDIQSADEATGQMNSDGAENSRIAGMDAPDRDGAVEAVEPTRPLKILLVEDGIVNQKVALAMLKKGRHRIVLAQDGQEAVDAFRREPFDLILMDVQMPTMDGIEATVAIRAHEQEPARIPIIAMTASAMKGDRERCLDAGMDAYLSKPIEAQQLDETIAQFASKISADPMA is encoded by the coding sequence ATGATCGCGATCAACCAACCACTCATCGGCCAACTCGACTATTTCATTTTTGTCTCGTTGTGCCTGCTGATCTTTGGAACGCTCACGGTGTGGTTATGGAAAACCGCCCGTTCCAATCGGATGCTACTGACCGCCTGGACGGTGTTGCCGATCGTTTTGGTTGCCGGTTGGTTTCTTGTCGACGGGGCGGGAGAGCGCGAGAAATTCCGACTGCAAAAGAGGATCGAAGGATTAGCCCCCACCTATGCTGAAGAAATGCGAGCTTTGGGGCATTGGCGAATCACCACCGCGACGAAGCCCGACGACCCGCTCTACTTGGCGATGCTGAAAAAACAGATCCGTTGGTTGAAAATCAATCCTGCGGTCGCCGACATCTATACGTTTCGCAAGTCCCCCCATGGCAATCAATTGATCGTCGATTCGGAAACCGATTACAACCAAGATGGGAGATATTCGGGCCCCCGCGAACGGCGAACCGTGATCGGAGAGGTCTGGGAGGAAGAGGATGAATCGATTCGCAGAGCGTATGCCGGCGCGGCGGCCTTCGACGATGAGATCTACAGCGATCGCTGGGGGGATTGGGTCAGCGCTTATGCCCCAATTTTCGATGACGATGGAAACCTGGACGCTGTCTTGGGAATCGACTTTGCCGCGGAAGATTGGTCCGCTGCGATCGCGCGGGCGCGAAGATTTGCAATTGGTTTCCTGGCGGTGATCGTCACGATTGGGCTGGCCTGGACCGCGATCATCAGCGTCTTGGCAACCAACCTGCGGGAACGCCAACAGGCGGCAAACGAACTGTTGGTCGCTAAAGATCTCGCCGAGGCGGCGACGGTTTCAAAAAGCGAATTTCTGGCGAACATGAGTCATGAGATCCGCACGCCGATGAATGGCATCATCGGCATGACCGATCTCCTGGCGGGGACGCACTTGGACAACCAACAGCACGAATACCTGCGGATCGTCAAACAATCGGCCGACTCGTTGCTCAGCCTGCTCAACGACATCTTGGACTTCTCAAAAATCGAAGCCGGGAAACTAGAACTCGAATCGATTCGCTTTGAGCTGCGCGACTGTGTTGAAAAGACACTCCAAACGATGACCTTCCGCGCCAGCGAAAAGCAACTGGAAATCTGTTGTCGGATCGATCCCACGCTCCCCGACACCTTGATCGGTGATCCCATCCGATTGTCCCAAGTCCTGATCAATCTCGCCGGTAACGCGATCAAGTTTACCGAACAGGGCGAGATCTTGATCAACATCGAACGGGAGATGCAGACGGCCGATCAATTGGTCTTGCGCTGCTCGGTGCGCGATTCGGGAATCGGCATCGCGCCGGACAAACTCGATTCGATTTTTGCCGCCTTCAGCCAAGAGGATACATCGACGACAAGGCGTTTTGGCGGCACCGGCCTGGGGCTGGCGATCAGTGCTCAATTGGTCCAATTGATGAATGGGCGGATCTGGGCCGACAGCCAAAAAGGGAGCGGCACGACGTTTCATTTTACCTCGCGCTTCGCAATTTCGACGACCAAGCTGCGCAGCCTGCCCAACATCGAGGCCTTGTCGGGGTTGCGGGTGCTGGTCGTCGACGACAATCAAACCAATCGCTTTATCCTCGATGAGATCTTAAAAGGCTGGCGTCTGAACCCGATCTGCGTCGACAGCGGGCCGACGGCGCTCACCGAAATGCGACGTGCCTCGGACGCCGGTGAACCGTTTCCCCTGGCCCTGATCGATTGCATGATGCCCGAGATGGATGGATTCGAACTTGCCCAGATCATCCGCGGTGAAGCCCGATTTAATGCATGCCACTTGGTGATGATTTCGTCGGCCGCCGGTCAGGGCGATCATGCGAAGTGTCGCGAAACAGGCATCGCCCGCTATATGACCAAACCGGTGATTCAATCGCAATTGGTCGCAACGATCCTCGACCTGATGGTCGACCATTCGCCCGACATCCAATCCGCCGATGAAGCGACCGGCCAGATGAATTCGGACGGCGCGGAAAACTCGAGGATCGCGGGAATGGACGCGCCGGATCGTGACGGTGCGGTGGAAGCTGTCGAGCCGACACGACCGCTAAAAATCTTGTTGGTCGAAGACGGGATCGTGAACCAAAAAGTTGCCTTGGCGATGCTCAAGAAGGGGCGGCATCGAATCGTCCTAGCTCAGGATGGCCAGGAGGCGGTCGACGCGTTTCGACGCGAGCCATTCGATTTGATCTTGATGGATGTCCAGATGCCGACGATGGATGGGATCGAAGCGACCGTGGCGATTCGAGCGCACGAACAAGAACCGGCGAGGATCCCGATCATTGCCATGACCGCATCGGCGATGAAAGGGGACCGCGAGCGATGCCTGGACGCCGGCATGGACGCCTACCTATCCAAACCGATCGAAGCCCAACAACTGGACGAAACAATCGCCCAATTCGCATCGAAGATCTCCGCCGACCCCATGGCTTGA
- a CDS encoding DUF1501 domain-containing protein, with translation MNWYKDAVSRRAMMQLAAWQSFGVSVLSFAGGRLKADDPFAEYSDAAIAAKQAGAQPPGSKSSGKRRLIYLFNAGAMSHVDTFDPKPGTDSQGPLGAIATNIPGVQFGESLPKLASMADKLAVIRSMSTETGAHGPGSYLMRTGYKEIASTRHPGIGAWMQRFNGRIHPALPPSVNIGGGIGPGYLGAKFAPVPIGDPNRGLQNTSGPDYLADDQFMRRMYLSAALDREFRGRVRRKEVDGYDDLYREAIRLLKSDDLKAFDLGLESDEAKARYGNSKIGRGCLLARRLVESDVQYVEVQSGGWDMHNDIADAMSTRGAELDQALSALIEDLTASGLIQETTIVVATEFGRNPSINQNAGRDHHPAVFSCAMAGAGVRPGTILGSSDSKGYLVDEYQVSVPDFMATIGKALGIPVDKEIHSPDGRPFTFANGGVAIDEVLA, from the coding sequence ATGAACTGGTACAAGGATGCGGTTTCACGCCGGGCGATGATGCAGTTGGCCGCCTGGCAGTCGTTTGGCGTCAGTGTGCTCTCGTTTGCCGGAGGACGATTAAAGGCTGACGACCCGTTTGCTGAGTACTCCGACGCAGCGATCGCGGCCAAACAGGCGGGCGCGCAACCGCCGGGATCCAAATCGTCGGGGAAACGCCGCTTGATCTATCTTTTCAACGCCGGTGCGATGAGCCATGTCGACACGTTCGACCCCAAGCCAGGGACCGATTCGCAGGGGCCTTTGGGAGCGATCGCGACCAATATCCCTGGCGTTCAGTTTGGGGAATCGTTGCCGAAGCTGGCGAGCATGGCCGACAAGCTGGCGGTGATTCGTTCGATGTCGACCGAAACTGGGGCTCACGGTCCCGGCAGCTATCTGATGCGAACCGGTTACAAGGAGATCGCCAGCACGCGGCATCCGGGAATCGGTGCGTGGATGCAGCGGTTCAACGGCCGGATCCATCCCGCCCTGCCGCCGAGTGTCAATATCGGCGGGGGGATCGGCCCCGGTTACCTGGGCGCCAAATTTGCTCCGGTGCCGATTGGCGATCCCAATCGCGGTTTGCAGAACACCAGCGGCCCCGATTATTTGGCCGACGATCAATTCATGCGTCGGATGTATTTGAGCGCGGCGTTGGATCGCGAATTCCGCGGCAGGGTTCGGCGGAAAGAGGTCGACGGTTACGACGATCTGTATCGCGAAGCGATTCGTTTGCTCAAGAGCGACGATCTGAAGGCTTTCGATTTGGGGCTCGAATCGGACGAAGCCAAAGCGCGATATGGCAATTCGAAGATCGGACGCGGATGTTTGTTGGCGCGGCGGTTGGTCGAAAGCGACGTTCAGTATGTGGAAGTGCAGTCCGGCGGCTGGGACATGCACAACGATATCGCCGACGCGATGTCAACTCGCGGTGCCGAACTGGATCAAGCGTTGAGTGCGTTGATCGAAGACCTGACCGCCAGCGGATTGATTCAGGAGACGACGATCGTCGTTGCGACCGAGTTTGGCCGCAATCCATCGATCAACCAAAACGCCGGCCGCGATCATCATCCGGCCGTCTTTTCGTGTGCCATGGCGGGGGCGGGCGTGCGGCCGGGAACGATTTTGGGATCGAGCGATTCCAAAGGCTATCTGGTCGACGAATACCAGGTCTCGGTCCCCGATTTCATGGCGACGATCGGCAAGGCGCTGGGGATTCCCGTCGACAAAGAGATTCACAGTCCCGATGGCCGGCCGTTTACGTTTGCCAACGGCGGGGTTGCGATCGACGAAGTGCTCGCCTGA
- a CDS encoding RluA family pseudouridine synthase, producing MTTVSTKVSEQDAGRVDLVVRDLSKASRSQVRGMVDHGCVSINGKTCTSIGATVSVGDEVSLRYDQHQRYHEKKKRWEDRTFTVAYEDDYLIVVDKSAGSLTVPTDNNNDRNTLVERVSIYLSHSRKKREACVVHRLDREVSGLLVFGKQLDVAEALIQQFKQRKPQRIYSAIVAGVMQSDEGTFRSHLATGNNLDRYVAPPSEKSELAITHYRVIDRMFDTTLVEVQLETGKRNQIRVHFADARHPVLGDPRYRKEDARHERWIRKRIALHAKSLGFVHPVSGEEMMLESPMPSAMAKFIASQQRRR from the coding sequence ATGACGACGGTTTCGACGAAGGTTAGCGAGCAAGATGCGGGGCGAGTCGATTTGGTCGTGCGGGATTTATCCAAAGCATCGCGCAGCCAGGTGCGCGGCATGGTCGACCACGGTTGCGTCTCGATCAACGGCAAGACCTGCACGTCGATCGGAGCCACGGTTTCGGTCGGTGATGAGGTTTCGTTGCGGTACGATCAGCACCAGCGATACCACGAAAAGAAGAAACGTTGGGAAGACCGCACCTTTACCGTCGCCTACGAAGACGATTATCTGATCGTCGTCGATAAATCGGCCGGATCGTTAACCGTGCCGACAGACAACAACAACGACCGCAACACGTTGGTCGAACGGGTCTCTATCTATCTGAGCCATTCGCGAAAGAAGCGCGAAGCGTGTGTCGTCCACCGACTCGATCGCGAGGTCAGCGGGCTGTTGGTCTTCGGCAAACAGCTGGACGTCGCCGAGGCGTTGATTCAACAATTCAAACAACGCAAGCCGCAACGGATCTATTCGGCCATCGTCGCTGGAGTGATGCAATCCGACGAGGGGACCTTTCGGTCTCATCTGGCGACCGGAAACAACCTGGATCGATACGTCGCTCCGCCGTCGGAGAAGTCCGAACTGGCGATCACACACTACCGCGTGATCGATCGCATGTTCGACACGACGCTTGTCGAAGTCCAGCTGGAAACGGGCAAACGAAATCAGATCCGGGTCCATTTTGCCGACGCTCGCCACCCGGTACTAGGCGATCCGCGGTACCGCAAGGAAGACGCCCGCCACGAGCGTTGGATCCGGAAACGGATCGCATTGCACGCCAAGAGCCTGGGATTTGTCCATCCGGTCAGCGGCGAAGAGATGATGTTGGAATCGCCGATGCCCTCGGCCATGGCAAAGTTTATCGCCAGCCAACAACGTCGCCGCTAG
- a CDS encoding porin has translation MARYALKLPTAAIVFITLLALWQSQGRASCGLDSLWDCQPTSDCAASAEPTTGGCDDAASEEASDWLGDEKNACGVALGGWISAGLTLNGDGNRSGTGNAPYGYNNVSDGVVVNQMWLFAERQIADDGVDWGFRIDAMFGTDGPDNQAFADETWDFGWDSGRDYGAAIPQVYGDLRINDLTIRAGYFLTPIGWESVPAPLNFFYSHSYTFYYSEPNTHSGFLASYAVNDRLTISGGWTLGMDSSFANDLDASTFLGGATLALGEQTTLTWSVLAGDWGDGTGHDGVPSHEGDIYIHSLILEHQLSDRFSYVLHNDLGANTDQAAAPDARWYAIVQYLTYEINDALQAGTRVEWFRDDEGVRVGSGPVDATDYYAATLGLHWQPNAKWTVRSELRWDAAGGNSLPFDDGSDDDFFTYAINAILAF, from the coding sequence ATGGCGCGTTACGCCCTCAAGCTTCCTACCGCAGCGATCGTCTTCATCACTCTGCTCGCTCTTTGGCAATCGCAGGGGCGCGCCTCGTGTGGTCTGGATTCGCTTTGGGATTGCCAACCGACCTCGGATTGTGCGGCTTCCGCCGAACCGACAACCGGCGGATGTGACGACGCGGCGTCCGAAGAGGCCAGCGATTGGTTGGGGGACGAGAAGAACGCGTGCGGAGTTGCGTTGGGGGGCTGGATCTCGGCGGGATTAACGCTCAATGGCGACGGCAACCGCAGCGGAACTGGGAACGCACCGTATGGATACAACAACGTCTCCGATGGTGTCGTCGTCAATCAAATGTGGCTGTTTGCCGAACGGCAGATCGCCGACGATGGGGTCGATTGGGGATTTCGAATCGACGCGATGTTCGGGACCGACGGCCCGGACAACCAAGCCTTTGCCGATGAGACTTGGGACTTTGGTTGGGACAGCGGACGCGATTATGGCGCGGCGATCCCGCAGGTCTATGGCGACTTGCGAATCAACGATCTGACGATTCGAGCGGGTTATTTTTTGACGCCGATCGGCTGGGAGAGTGTCCCGGCGCCGCTGAATTTCTTCTATTCGCACAGCTACACGTTTTATTATTCGGAGCCAAATACGCACAGCGGATTTTTGGCGTCGTACGCGGTCAACGATCGATTGACGATTAGCGGTGGTTGGACGTTGGGGATGGACAGCAGTTTTGCCAACGATTTGGATGCATCGACGTTTCTTGGTGGAGCGACGTTGGCGCTTGGCGAACAGACGACGCTCACCTGGTCGGTGCTGGCTGGCGACTGGGGCGACGGGACCGGGCACGACGGCGTCCCGAGTCATGAAGGGGATATCTACATCCACAGCTTGATCTTGGAACATCAGCTCTCCGACCGCTTCAGCTACGTGCTGCACAACGATCTCGGAGCGAACACCGATCAAGCGGCCGCCCCCGACGCGCGATGGTACGCGATCGTTCAATACCTAACGTATGAGATTAACGACGCGTTGCAGGCGGGGACGCGTGTCGAGTGGTTTCGCGACGATGAAGGAGTGCGGGTCGGATCGGGACCGGTCGACGCCACCGACTACTACGCCGCAACGCTTGGCCTGCATTGGCAGCCGAACGCAAAATGGACCGTCCGGTCTGAACTGCGATGGGATGCCGCCGGTGGCAACAGCCTCCCCTTCGACGACGGCAGCGACGACGATTTCTTCACCTACGCGATCAACGCCATCCTCGCTTTCTAA
- the trhA gene encoding PAQR family membrane homeostasis protein TrhA — protein sequence MSEPESHDEETPPYHLSHDALIVPYERLSDGEELANAITHGSGCAAAIIATGWVVATHPMSPAVLIGFLVYAASLAFVFLMSTISHVVTDPARLHLARAWDQGAIYLLIAGTYTPGVVAFAGSGIRPWLLLAIWLLAGFGFFSKVVGKHQVHAIDTWTYIALGWFPAMVLAPGVTLDYFLWMLAGGLAYSLGVCFLLNDSKVRYFHAVWHLLVIVAAAIHYYAIYSLAL from the coding sequence TTGTCTGAACCAGAATCCCACGACGAAGAAACGCCGCCGTATCATCTGAGCCACGATGCGCTGATCGTTCCCTACGAACGGCTCAGCGATGGCGAGGAACTGGCCAATGCGATCACCCACGGAAGTGGTTGTGCCGCCGCGATCATCGCGACCGGGTGGGTGGTGGCCACGCATCCGATGTCCCCAGCGGTGCTGATCGGTTTTTTGGTTTACGCGGCCTCGCTGGCGTTCGTCTTTTTGATGTCGACTATTTCGCACGTCGTGACCGATCCGGCGCGGTTGCACTTGGCGCGCGCCTGGGACCAAGGTGCTATCTATCTATTGATCGCAGGAACCTATACGCCTGGCGTGGTTGCGTTTGCGGGGTCGGGGATCCGGCCGTGGTTGCTGTTGGCAATTTGGTTGTTGGCCGGGTTTGGCTTTTTCTCCAAAGTGGTCGGCAAGCATCAGGTACACGCGATCGACACCTGGACCTATATCGCATTGGGCTGGTTCCCGGCGATGGTCTTGGCTCCCGGGGTGACGTTGGACTACTTTCTGTGGATGCTAGCTGGCGGGCTGGCTTATTCGCTGGGCGTCTGTTTTCTGTTAAACGACTCCAAGGTCCGCTATTTCCATGCGGTTTGGCATCTGTTGGTGATCGTTGCCGCAGCGATTCACTACTACGCCATCTATTCGTTGGCGCTCTAA
- the speA gene encoding biosynthetic arginine decarboxylase translates to MNEPPAPWTIDDASELYDVPRWGAGYFSVSPEGTLAVHPDRDPERSIDLKSLIERIEHRGLELPVLLRFNGIIRDRLREIHDCFASAIESCDYKGDYRLVYPVKVNQQRDVIRKVVEYGREFGFGLEAGSKPELLAVVAMGDESMPIVCNGFKDDEFIQMALMAQKLGRTVIPIIEKYSELELILRLSEELGVRPQLGVRVKLASRGAGRWQSSGGYRSKFGLTVSEVLRLVAELESRDMSDCFKLLHFHLGSQITNIRQVKGAINEAVRVYVDLHRRGMGLEYLDVGGGLGVDYDGSQTNFESSINYTLQEYANDVVYQIQTVCDEAEVPHPTIMSESGRAVAAYHSVLVFNTLGVTAQGNSMDIPSSVPDDYEQPLHDLVMSNNDLTARNVLETFHDAQQSLDMAMNLFSTGYLPLEQRVLAENMFFAIAHRILKLTSEMEYVPDDLQGLPRMLAESYFCNFSLFQSMPDSWAIKQLFPIMPIHRLDQRPVHEAVLCDITCDSDGKIDSFVDRRDTKRTLPLHAHNDKPYYLGAFLIGAYQEILGDLHNLFGDTHAVHVHLGDDNAIEIESIVKGDTVREVLSYVQYNEDALIDRLQSAIEVAVRNGRIDERESGQFLKFYEQRLAGYTYLTP, encoded by the coding sequence ATGAACGAGCCTCCGGCACCCTGGACCATCGACGACGCGAGCGAACTGTACGACGTTCCGCGTTGGGGAGCGGGATATTTCTCGGTCAGCCCCGAAGGAACGCTGGCGGTCCATCCCGACCGAGATCCGGAGCGCTCGATCGACCTGAAGTCTTTGATCGAACGGATCGAACACCGCGGCCTCGAACTGCCTGTCTTGCTCCGTTTCAACGGCATCATCCGCGATCGCTTGCGAGAGATCCATGATTGTTTCGCATCGGCGATCGAGTCGTGTGATTACAAGGGGGACTACCGGTTGGTCTACCCTGTCAAAGTCAACCAACAGCGCGACGTGATCCGCAAGGTCGTCGAATACGGTCGCGAATTCGGTTTTGGACTCGAAGCGGGCAGCAAACCGGAGTTGTTAGCCGTCGTGGCGATGGGTGACGAATCGATGCCGATCGTCTGCAACGGTTTCAAGGATGATGAATTCATCCAGATGGCGTTGATGGCGCAGAAGCTGGGTCGAACCGTGATCCCGATCATCGAGAAGTATTCCGAACTGGAATTGATCCTCCGCCTCAGCGAGGAACTGGGCGTCCGACCGCAATTGGGCGTGCGAGTGAAACTGGCATCGCGCGGCGCCGGGCGATGGCAGTCCTCCGGCGGCTATCGGTCGAAGTTTGGTCTGACCGTCAGCGAAGTCTTGCGGTTGGTCGCGGAACTCGAAAGCCGCGACATGTCCGACTGCTTCAAGTTGCTGCATTTCCATTTGGGCAGCCAGATCACAAACATTCGTCAGGTCAAAGGGGCGATCAACGAAGCGGTCCGCGTCTATGTCGACCTGCATCGCCGCGGCATGGGGTTGGAATATTTGGATGTCGGTGGAGGTCTAGGAGTCGATTACGACGGCTCGCAAACCAACTTTGAATCGAGCATCAACTACACGCTGCAAGAGTACGCCAACGACGTCGTCTACCAAATCCAAACGGTGTGCGACGAAGCGGAAGTTCCACATCCGACGATCATGTCCGAAAGCGGCCGCGCCGTGGCGGCCTATCACAGCGTGTTGGTCTTCAACACGCTGGGGGTGACAGCGCAGGGCAATTCGATGGACATCCCTTCGTCGGTCCCCGATGACTACGAACAACCATTGCACGACCTGGTGATGTCCAACAACGATCTGACGGCACGGAACGTCCTGGAAACGTTCCACGATGCCCAACAATCGTTGGACATGGCAATGAATCTGTTCAGCACCGGCTATCTGCCATTGGAACAACGCGTCCTCGCCGAGAACATGTTTTTCGCAATCGCCCACCGGATCCTGAAGCTAACTTCGGAGATGGAATACGTCCCCGACGATCTCCAAGGGTTGCCCCGGATGCTGGCCGAGTCCTACTTCTGCAACTTCTCGTTGTTCCAATCGATGCCCGACAGCTGGGCGATCAAGCAATTGTTCCCGATCATGCCGATCCATCGTTTGGACCAACGACCGGTACACGAAGCGGTGCTGTGCGACATCACCTGCGATTCGGATGGGAAGATCGATTCGTTTGTCGATCGCCGCGATACCAAACGGACGTTGCCGCTGCATGCTCACAACGACAAACCCTATTATCTAGGGGCGTTCCTGATCGGTGCTTATCAAGAGATTCTCGGCGACCTGCACAATCTGTTTGGCGACACGCATGCCGTTCACGTTCATCTGGGCGACGACAATGCGATCGAAATCGAATCGATCGTCAAGGGCGATACCGTTCGCGAAGTCCTCAGTTATGTTCAATACAACGAGGACGCGTTGATCGATCGTCTGCAATCGGCGATCGAAGTGGCTGTCCGCAACGGACGGATCGACGAACGTGAATCGGGCCAATTCCTGAAGTTCTACGAACAACGACTGGCCGGATACACCTACCTGACTCCCTAA